In Macadamia integrifolia cultivar HAES 741 chromosome 5, SCU_Mint_v3, whole genome shotgun sequence, a single window of DNA contains:
- the LOC122078724 gene encoding uncharacterized protein LOC122078724, translating into MDSMGEVFQWTKTRNIWCFGVYRRRQCQCIQKQTDLVEETKPRNSSVMASSCCKISSIIPFFVGFLLVASSLSTVVVSSSIASQEDKPQSQTNQTNQTFRPGEELQKLKRIKAHLRRINKPAVKTIQSPDGDLIDCVRSHLQPAFDHPQLRGQKPLDPPERPNGDNPMDSVPEGFQVWINSGESCPEGTIPMRRTKEEDILRASSIARFGRKISRPVRRDTSSSDHEHAVGYVMGDQYFGAKASINVWSPQVANQYEFSLSQMWVISGSFGDDLNTIEAGWQVSPELYGDNYPRFFTYWTTDAYQATGCYNLLCSGFVQTNNQIAIGAAISPTSSYNGGQFDISLLVWKDPKHGNWWLEFGSGLLVGYWPSFLFSHLRNHASMVQFGGEIVNSRPSGFHTSTQMGSGHFAGEGFGKASYFRNLQVVDWDNNLIPLSNLRVLADHPNCYDIQGGINNVWGNYFYYGGPGRNSKCP; encoded by the exons ATGGATTCAATGGGAGAAGTGTTTCAGTGGACAAAAACTAGAAATATATGGTGTTTTGGTGTTTACAGAAGAAGACAATGCCAATGTATACAAAAACAAACGGATTTAGTGGAAGAAACAAAACCCAGAAATTCCTCAGTTATGGCTTCTAGCTGTTGCAAGATCTCTTcaattattccattttttgttgGTTTTCTTCTTGTTGCTTCTTCTCTTAGTACCGTAGTAGTATCCTCTTCGATTGCTTCACAAGAAGATAAGCCACAGTCTCAGACCAACCAGACCAACCAGACCTTCCGACCTGGAGAAGAATTGCAGAAGTTGAAGAGAATAAAAGCTCATCTCAGAAGGATCAACAAGCCTGCAGTGAAAACAATTCAG AGTCCTGATGGTGACCTTATAGATTGCGTTCGATCACATCTCCAACCAGCTTTTGATCATCCTCAACTGAGAGGACAGAAGCCACTG GATCCACCGGAGAGACCCAATGGCGATAATCCGATGGATTCAGTACCTGAAGGATTCCAGGTTTGGATTAATTCAGGTGAGTCATGCCCAGAAGGAACAATTCCGATGAgaagaaccaaagaagaagatataCTCAGAGCTAGTTCTATTGCAAgatttggaagaaaaattagTAGACCCGTTAGACGCGACACTTCGAGCAGTGACCATGAG caTGCAGTTGGGTATGTAATGGGAGATCAGTATTTTGGAGCAAAAGCCAGCATTAATGTATGGTCACCTCAAGTAGCTAATCAGTATGAGTTCAGCTTATCCCAAATGTGGGTAATCTCTGGTTCATTTGGAGATGATCTTAACACCATTGAAGCTGGTTGGCAG GTAAGCCCAGAACTATATGGAGACAACTACCCCAGGTTCTTCACTTACTGGACA ACTGATGCATATCAAGCTACTGGATGCTACAATTTGCTCTGCTCAGGCTTTGTTCAAACAAATAATCAGATCGCGATCGGAGCTGCAATCTCTCCGACGTCATCCTATAATGGTGGCCAGTTCGATATCAGCTTATTGGTTTGGAAG GATCCGAAGCATGGGAATTGGTGGCTTGAATTCGGGTCGGGTTTATTAGTCGGGTATTGGCCATCCTTCTTGTTTAGTCACTTGAGGAATCATGCAAGTATGGTGCAATTTGGAGGAGAGATAGTGAATAGCCGGCCGTCGGGTTTCCATACGTCGACGCAGATGGGAAGTGGTCACTTCGCCGGAGAAGGTTTCGGGAAAGCTTCTTATTTCCGAAACCTGCAAGTTGTGGATTGGGATAACAACTTGATTCCTTTATCAAATCTTCGGGTCTTAGCGGACCACCCGAATTGCTATGATATTCAAGGTGGAATTAACAATGTTTGGGGTAATTACTTTTATTATGGAGGTCCTGGAAGGAACAGTAAATGTCCCTAA
- the LOC122079349 gene encoding 2-oxoglutarate and iron-dependent oxygenase JMJD4 has protein sequence MDSSVNIGGYIEKVNGKELSYSDFVKRYMEKNKPVVLTGLMDEWRACSDWVIGGGEPNLHYFSSHFGNSRVQVADCGRREFTDQKRVEMSVSDFISNWLELSGKKCTYASGNGQTLLYLKDWHFVKEHPDYAPYTTPLFFRDDWLNIYLDSHHMHRDPDTYHETNDINCSDYRFVYMGTKGTWTPLHADVFRSYSWSANVCGKKKWLFLSPSQCHLVFDSNLKSSVYDIFGDVLDAKFPDFKKAIWLECTQEQNEIIFVPSGWYHQVHNLEDTISINHNWFNAYNLSWVWELLVKDYREAREYIEDIRDICDDFEGLCQRNLAANTGMNYSDFFIFIVRLSFANLIQLYHLIRCYQNCADGLSARVQYLVSNIVSMRKVSVEMESIGGFRGHIATSLDLKEVLEEPEFLDLCRALHRTYEIIDNQVERSPETNEPFRVDLEDLDFFEASNTKVSTPRDLIRGLDYAFMKFNGISDFGSLSLISSDDN, from the exons ATGGATAGCAGCGTCAACATAGGAGGGTATATAGAGAAAGTGAACGGCAAAGAACTGAGTTACAGTGATTTTGTGAAAAGGTATATGGAGAAGAACAAGCCCGTTGTTCTCACAGGCCTAATGGATGAATGGAGGGCTTGCAGTGATTGGGTCATCGGGGGTGGGGAGCCCAATCTGCATTACTTCTCTTCTCATTTTGGGAATTCCAGAGTTCAG GTTGCTGATTGTGGTAGAAGAGAGTTCACAGATCAGAAGAGAGTTGAAATGTCTGTCTCCGACTTTATTAGCAATTGGCTTGAGCTTTCTGGTAAAAAATGCACTTATGCTTCAGGCAATGGTCAGACCCTGCTATATTTAAAGGATTGGCATTTTGTGAAG GAACACCCAGATTATGCACCCTACACAACTCCATTATTTTTTCGTGATGATTGGCTCAATATATATCTCGATAGTCATCATATGCATAGGGATCCTGACACCTATCACGAGACAAATGATATAAATTGCTCTGACTATCGTTTTGTTTACATGGGAACAAAAG GTACATGGACTCCTCTTCATGCTGATGTTTTCAGGTCATATAGTTGGTCAGCAAATGTGTGTGGGAAGAAAAAATGGCtgttcctttctccttctcagtGTCACCTTGTGTTTGACAG TAACCTGAAAAGCTCTGTCTATGACATTTTTGGTGATGTTCTGGATGCAAAGTTTCCAGACTTTAAGAAG GCTATTTGGTTGGAATGCACTCAAGAACAAAATGAAATTATCTTTGTGCCGAGCGGATGGTACCACCAAGTTCACAATCTG GAAGATACAATATCCATAAATCACAACTGGTTCAATGCCTATAACCTTTCTTGGGTG TGGGAATTACTTGTCAAAGACTACAGGGAGGCAAGGGAGTACATAGAGGACATCAGAGATATTTGTGATGATTTTGAAGGTCTCTGTCAGCGCAATCTTGCAGCTAATACAG GTATGAACTACTctgatttcttcatcttcatcgtGCGCTTGTCCTTTGCCAACTTGATCCAATTGTACCACCTCATTAGATGCTATCAAAACTGTGCTGATGGTCTATCTGCAAGAGTTCAGTATTTAGTTTCAAACATTGTGTCTATGCGCAAAGTCTCTGTAGAAATGGAGTCCATAGGAGGCTTCAGAGGACATATTGCCACCTCACTGGATCTGAAAGAAGTCCTGGAGGAGCCTGAGTTCCTAGACCTCTGCAGGGCTTTGCATAGAACATATGAGATCATCGATAACCAAGTGGAACGAAGTCCTGAGACAAATGAACCTTTCAGAGTTGATTTGGAGGATCTCGACTTTTTTGAAGCATCTAATACAAAGGTCTCTACTCCCAGAGATCTAATTAGAGGTTTAGACTATGCTTTTATGAAATTTAATGGCATCTCTGATTTTGGGAGCTTGAGTTTGATTTCTTCAGATGATAATTGA
- the LOC122079350 gene encoding motile sperm domain-containing protein 2 isoform X2, whose product MALRLGPPLLHSFHGFVPKNSPIRFSKVYAQNSMLPSVESHKLIMEVKEKLKRDHPSLHVGKNGRDDDEMILWFLKDRKFSVDEAVKKLTIAIKWHEEFGVSELSEESVKSIAETGKAYVHDFLDVYDRPVLIVVASKHFPAMQDPVEDEKLCVFLIEKALSKLPDGKEQILGIFDLREFGSENADIKFLKFLFDVFYYYYPKRLGEVLFVDAPFVFQPLWQLVKPLLKSYASLMFAGIVIRDPID is encoded by the exons ATGGCTCTGCGTTTAGGTCCTCCTCTTCTCCATTCCTTTCATGGCTTTGTCCCCAAAAATTCACCGATCCGATTCTCTAAAGTTTACGCTCAGAATTCGATGTTGCCGTCAGTCGAATCGCACAAG CTCATAATGGAAGTAAAGGAAAAGCTCAAGAGAGATCATCCTAGTCTTCATGTAGGCaagaatggaagagatgatGACGAGATGATCCTATGGTTTCTCAAGGATCGAAAGTTTTCTGTTGATGAAGCTGTCAAAAAATTAACGATAGCCATT AAATGGCATGAAGAGTTTGGCGTGTCAGAATTGTCTGAAGAGTCTGTAAAAAGCATAGCTGAAACTGGAAAAGCTTACGTGCATGACTTTCTTGATGTTTATGACAGACCTGTACTCATAGTGGTGGCATCCAAACATTTTCCAGCA ATGCAGGATCCAGTTGAGGATGAGAAGCTTTGTGTTTTCTTGATTGAGAAGGCATTGAGTAAACTCCCAGATGGAAAGGAACAAATACTTGGAATATTCGACCTCCGGGAATTTGGTTCAGAGAATGCAGACATCAAATTCTTAAAGTTCTTG TTTGATGTCTTCTATTATTACTATCCAAAGCGCTTGGGGGAGGTCCTCTTTGTGGATGCTCCCTTTGTTTTCCAGCCACTCTGGCAACTAGTCAAGCCTTTGTTAAAATCATATGCTTCTTTG ATGTTTGCAGGCATTGTTATCCGTGATCCCATAGATTAA
- the LOC122079350 gene encoding motile sperm domain-containing protein 2 isoform X1 gives MALRLGPPLLHSFHGFVPKNSPIRFSKVYAQNSMLPSVESHKLIMEVKEKLKRDHPSLHVGKNGRDDDEMILWFLKDRKFSVDEAVKKLTIAIKWHEEFGVSELSEESVKSIAETGKAYVHDFLDVYDRPVLIVVASKHFPAMQDPVEDEKLCVFLIEKALSKLPDGKEQILGIFDLREFGSENADIKFLKFLFDVFYYYYPKRLGEVLFVDAPFVFQPLWQLVKPLLKSYASLARFCSKDTVREEYFTEETVPVCFKD, from the exons ATGGCTCTGCGTTTAGGTCCTCCTCTTCTCCATTCCTTTCATGGCTTTGTCCCCAAAAATTCACCGATCCGATTCTCTAAAGTTTACGCTCAGAATTCGATGTTGCCGTCAGTCGAATCGCACAAG CTCATAATGGAAGTAAAGGAAAAGCTCAAGAGAGATCATCCTAGTCTTCATGTAGGCaagaatggaagagatgatGACGAGATGATCCTATGGTTTCTCAAGGATCGAAAGTTTTCTGTTGATGAAGCTGTCAAAAAATTAACGATAGCCATT AAATGGCATGAAGAGTTTGGCGTGTCAGAATTGTCTGAAGAGTCTGTAAAAAGCATAGCTGAAACTGGAAAAGCTTACGTGCATGACTTTCTTGATGTTTATGACAGACCTGTACTCATAGTGGTGGCATCCAAACATTTTCCAGCA ATGCAGGATCCAGTTGAGGATGAGAAGCTTTGTGTTTTCTTGATTGAGAAGGCATTGAGTAAACTCCCAGATGGAAAGGAACAAATACTTGGAATATTCGACCTCCGGGAATTTGGTTCAGAGAATGCAGACATCAAATTCTTAAAGTTCTTG TTTGATGTCTTCTATTATTACTATCCAAAGCGCTTGGGGGAGGTCCTCTTTGTGGATGCTCCCTTTGTTTTCCAGCCACTCTGGCAACTAGTCAAGCCTTTGTTAAAATCATATGCTTCTTTG